A single Blastococcus colisei DNA region contains:
- the rplS gene encoding 50S ribosomal protein L19: MNTLDALDADSLRDDIPDFRPGDSVKVHVRVVEGNRSRIQVFQGVVIRRQGGGIRETFTVRKVSFGVGVERTFPVHTPVVEKIEVVTRGDVRRAKLYYLRELRGKAAKIKEKRDVVSR; this comes from the coding sequence ATGAACACCCTGGACGCACTCGACGCCGACTCGTTGCGCGACGACATCCCCGACTTCCGCCCCGGGGACTCCGTCAAGGTGCACGTGCGCGTGGTCGAGGGCAACCGCTCGCGTATCCAGGTCTTCCAGGGCGTCGTGATCCGGCGCCAGGGTGGCGGCATCCGCGAGACCTTCACCGTGCGCAAGGTGAGCTTCGGCGTCGGCGTGGAGCGCACCTTCCCGGTGCACACCCCGGTCGTCGAGAAGATCGAGGTCGTCACCCGCGGTGACGTGCGCCGCGCCAAGCTGTACTACCTCCGTGAGTTGCGCGGCAAGGCCGCCAAGATCAAGGAGAAGCGGGACGTCGTCTCGCGCTGA
- the lepB gene encoding signal peptidase I, protein MSSDRPGGPADVVPGDGRGDDVPTADEATGRSSRRARRDKAAKKGSLLRELPVLLLIAFVLALVVKTFFVQAFFIPSGSMEQTLHGCTGCTGDRVLVNKVPYWFGEPEPGDIVVFRGPDTWTPEVSVAEPSNWFSAAMLWLGRTVGVAPPSEDDFVKRVIAVEGQTVECCDPEGRVTVDDEPLDEPYIFENIRLEDRPFGPVTVPEGRLWVMGDHRSASADSRSHVGDQYGGTIAVDDVIGKAAVIVWPLSRFGLLDSPDIQAAHAATADPSGIAASTVTASAVAPWAIGLTGALPVTAWLRQRRSSER, encoded by the coding sequence ATGAGCAGCGACCGGCCCGGGGGGCCCGCCGACGTCGTTCCGGGGGATGGCCGGGGGGACGACGTCCCCACGGCGGACGAGGCGACCGGCCGGAGCTCGCGCCGCGCCCGTCGCGACAAGGCCGCGAAGAAGGGCTCCCTGCTGCGCGAGCTGCCGGTGCTCCTGCTCATCGCGTTCGTGCTCGCCCTGGTCGTCAAGACCTTCTTCGTCCAGGCCTTCTTCATCCCCTCGGGGTCGATGGAGCAGACGCTGCACGGTTGCACCGGGTGCACCGGGGACCGCGTGCTGGTGAACAAGGTGCCGTACTGGTTCGGCGAGCCCGAGCCCGGCGACATCGTCGTCTTCAGGGGCCCGGACACCTGGACGCCGGAGGTGTCCGTGGCCGAGCCGTCCAACTGGTTCTCCGCGGCGATGCTCTGGCTCGGTCGCACGGTGGGGGTGGCGCCACCGAGCGAGGACGACTTCGTCAAGCGGGTGATCGCCGTCGAGGGCCAGACCGTCGAGTGCTGCGATCCCGAGGGCCGCGTGACCGTCGACGACGAACCCCTGGACGAGCCCTACATCTTCGAGAACATCCGCCTCGAGGACCGCCCCTTCGGCCCGGTGACCGTCCCGGAGGGGCGGCTCTGGGTGATGGGTGACCACCGCTCGGCCTCGGCCGACTCCCGGTCGCACGTCGGCGACCAGTACGGCGGCACGATCGCCGTCGACGACGTCATCGGCAAGGCCGCGGTGATCGTCTGGCCGCTCAGCCGTTTCGGGCTCCTGGACTCTCCCGACATCCAGGCTGCCCACGCGGCAACTGCGGACCCGTCCGGCATCGCGGCGTCGACGGTGACGGCGTCGGCGGTGGCACCCTGGGCGATCGGGCTGACCGGCGCCCTGCCGGTGACGGCCTGGCTGCGGCAGCGGCGCTCGTCGGAGCGCTGA
- a CDS encoding LuxR C-terminal-related transcriptional regulator: MSAPMASNARGVTRVLLLADAPVLRRGLVSMINETAGMQSVGTPGELRRALTLVESARPDAVVVELGSGRAATLNACRDLRRRFPRVAIVALATSEDPAIVNEAIAAGIRGYLMINTSPTLLGWAILAARAGRTVVDPQIRRVEPSAVPAAKPFTPEVPLTRRESDVLDELLLGQSNRQIGRNLFISEDTVKSHVKAILRKLGARDRAHAVSLVLSNRQPGCTCGAHGLSSAAPAEAEVSSPDMGLAEL; encoded by the coding sequence GTGTCTGCACCTATGGCGAGCAACGCCCGCGGGGTCACCCGCGTGCTCCTCCTCGCTGACGCGCCCGTCCTGCGTCGCGGTCTGGTCAGCATGATCAACGAGACGGCCGGCATGCAATCGGTGGGTACGCCCGGCGAACTGCGCCGCGCCCTCACGCTGGTCGAGTCGGCCCGTCCCGACGCCGTCGTCGTCGAGCTCGGCTCCGGCCGCGCCGCGACCCTCAACGCCTGCCGCGACCTGCGGCGCCGCTTCCCCCGTGTCGCGATCGTGGCACTGGCCACGTCCGAGGACCCGGCGATCGTGAACGAGGCGATCGCCGCGGGCATCCGTGGCTACCTGATGATCAACACCTCGCCGACGCTGCTCGGCTGGGCGATCCTGGCCGCTCGTGCGGGCCGGACGGTCGTCGACCCGCAGATCCGCCGGGTCGAGCCGTCGGCCGTGCCGGCCGCCAAGCCCTTCACGCCGGAGGTGCCCCTGACCCGGCGCGAGTCCGACGTGCTCGACGAGCTGCTGCTGGGCCAGTCCAACCGGCAGATCGGGCGGAACCTCTTCATCAGCGAGGACACCGTCAAGTCCCACGTCAAGGCCATCCTGCGCAAGCTGGGTGCCCGCGACCGGGCGCACGCGGTCTCCCTGGTGCTGTCCAACCGGCAGCCCGGCTGCACCTGTGGTGCCCACGGCCTGTCCTCCGCCGCCCCGGCGGAGGCCGAGGTGTCCAGCCCCGACATGGGGCTCGCCGAGCTCTGA
- a CDS encoding ribonuclease HII produces MASRSTHSTSSPAVRVRRTIAEEDRPDSLWDMERSLRRRGFEVVAGADEAGRGACAGPLVAAACVLPSGRRGRVPGLADSKLLTAAVRERVYAEVVDRALAWSVVVIPVDELDARGMHVTNIEALRRAVSALDPSPDYVLTDGFPVPGMARPGLAVWKGDRVAACVAAASVLAKVTRDGMMLELHEKWPQYDFAGHKGYITDVHSAALERHGPCPEHRMRFVNVRSARDSYAARAAQLTGSGGMVDDGAMSPVPGEVR; encoded by the coding sequence ATGGCCTCCCGATCCACCCACTCCACGTCGAGCCCGGCCGTGCGTGTCCGGCGCACGATCGCCGAGGAGGACCGCCCCGACTCGCTCTGGGACATGGAGCGTTCCCTGCGCCGTCGCGGGTTCGAGGTCGTCGCCGGCGCCGACGAGGCGGGTCGCGGGGCCTGTGCCGGTCCGCTCGTGGCCGCCGCATGCGTCCTCCCGTCCGGCCGTCGGGGCCGGGTCCCCGGCCTCGCCGACTCCAAGCTCCTCACCGCGGCCGTGCGGGAACGGGTCTACGCCGAGGTCGTCGACCGGGCACTGGCCTGGTCGGTGGTCGTCATCCCCGTCGACGAGCTGGACGCCCGCGGCATGCACGTCACCAACATTGAGGCGCTGCGGCGGGCCGTCAGCGCACTGGACCCCTCGCCGGACTACGTCCTCACCGACGGCTTTCCCGTGCCCGGCATGGCCAGGCCGGGCCTGGCGGTGTGGAAGGGGGACCGGGTGGCCGCGTGCGTCGCCGCGGCCTCGGTGCTGGCGAAGGTCACCCGGGACGGGATGATGCTCGAGCTGCACGAGAAGTGGCCGCAGTACGACTTCGCGGGCCACAAGGGCTACATCACCGACGTGCACAGCGCCGCCCTGGAGCGGCACGGCCCCTGTCCCGAGCACCGGATGCGGTTCGTCAACGTCCGCAGCGCGCGTGACTCGTACGCCGCGCGGGCGGCCCAGCTGACCGGCTCCGGTGGGATGGTCGATGATGGGGCCATGAGTCCAGTGCCCGGAGAGGTTCGATGA
- a CDS encoding DUF2469 domain-containing protein: MSTEDLEKYETEMELQLYREYRDIVRQFTYVVETERRFYLANSVDLQVREAGGEVYFELKLSDAWVWDMYRPARFVRNVRVLTFKDVNVEELDKPDLELPENPRIT, encoded by the coding sequence ATGAGCACCGAGGATCTCGAGAAGTACGAGACCGAGATGGAGCTGCAGCTCTATCGCGAGTACCGGGACATCGTCCGCCAGTTCACCTACGTGGTGGAGACCGAGCGGCGGTTCTACCTGGCCAACTCGGTCGACCTCCAGGTCCGCGAGGCCGGCGGAGAGGTCTACTTCGAGCTGAAGCTGTCCGACGCCTGGGTCTGGGACATGTACCGGCCCGCGCGCTTCGTGCGGAACGTGCGGGTGCTGACATTCAAGGACGTCAACGTCGAGGAGCTCGACAAGCCCGACCTCGAGCTGCCGGAGAACCCGCGGATCACCTGA
- a CDS encoding calcium-binding protein: protein MRASRVLLSVTVIAAPLLVVTPATAAPPEIPADCAVPPDIDLSEYNVIIGTNRSEVIQGTSGPDAICARLGDDVIHAGSGNDLILGDTSTFFGNVGAAGGHDVIDAGSGDDEVLSGPGNDRVSGGSGNDFLALAVGNDVGSGGSGDDAIQGGFGRDEIDAGSGNDFVAGGFDADVLLGGSGSDFLAGELAPDSPPPPPGVQVPGPARDVCQGGSGTDTGVDCDVRTSVEA from the coding sequence ATGCGCGCATCACGAGTCCTGCTCAGCGTCACCGTCATCGCCGCGCCCCTGCTGGTCGTGACACCGGCGACGGCCGCGCCGCCGGAGATCCCGGCGGACTGCGCGGTGCCGCCGGACATCGACCTCAGCGAGTACAACGTGATCATCGGGACCAACCGCTCCGAGGTCATCCAGGGCACCAGCGGACCTGACGCCATCTGCGCCCGGCTGGGCGACGACGTGATCCACGCGGGATCCGGGAACGACCTGATCCTCGGCGACACGTCGACCTTCTTCGGCAACGTCGGAGCTGCCGGCGGCCACGACGTGATCGACGCCGGCTCCGGGGACGACGAGGTGCTGTCCGGCCCCGGGAACGACCGGGTGTCCGGTGGGTCCGGCAACGACTTCCTCGCGCTGGCCGTCGGCAACGACGTCGGATCCGGTGGATCCGGCGACGACGCCATTCAGGGGGGCTTCGGTCGGGACGAGATCGATGCCGGCTCAGGGAACGATTTCGTCGCGGGCGGCTTCGACGCCGATGTGCTCCTGGGCGGCTCGGGAAGCGACTTCCTCGCGGGCGAGTTGGCGCCCGACTCGCCGCCTCCGCCGCCGGGAGTGCAGGTGCCCGGGCCCGCGCGCGACGTCTGCCAGGGTGGCAGCGGAACCGATACCGGAGTCGACTGCGACGTCCGCACCTCCGTCGAGGCATGA
- a CDS encoding YraN family protein, whose amino-acid sequence MSTTTDLGLRGERIAAAFLSDLGFLVIDRNWRCREGELDLVAREHDALVFCEVKTRRGVGYGHPVEAVTSAKQRRLRTLAHRWLAAHDEHAPELRFDVVGVLVRPSRPALVTHIRAAFL is encoded by the coding sequence GTGTCCACCACTACCGACCTCGGCCTCCGTGGCGAGCGGATCGCCGCTGCCTTCCTGAGCGACCTCGGGTTCCTCGTCATCGACCGCAACTGGCGCTGTCGCGAGGGCGAGCTCGACCTCGTCGCCCGTGAGCACGACGCCCTGGTCTTCTGCGAGGTGAAGACAAGGCGGGGGGTCGGCTACGGCCATCCCGTCGAGGCGGTCACCTCGGCGAAGCAGCGGCGGCTGCGCACGCTGGCCCACCGCTGGCTGGCCGCCCACGACGAGCACGCGCCCGAACTGCGCTTCGACGTCGTGGGAGTCCTGGTCCGTCCTTCCCGTCCGGCGCTCGTCACGCACATCCGGGCGGCCTTCCTGTGA